The genomic DNA AAGTCATTGAAGCGGCGCGATATAAGGCGGTCAGCGGGCGTTATAAGATCTACATCATCGACGAAGTTCATATGCTCTCTAAGAGTGCATTCAATGCGCTTTTGAAGACGCTAGAAGAACCGCCGCCCCATGTAAAATTTATCTTTGCTACCACAGAAATTCGGAAAGTCCCTGAGACTGTCCTGTCACGCTGTATGCGGTTTGACTTGAAGCGGGTTGAGCCAAAGATTCTCTTTGACCATTTTATGAGTATTATGGGCAAAGAAACCCTCACCATTGAAGAAGAGGCGCTTGCCCTTATTGTCCGAGCCGCAGACGGGTCGGTGCGCGATGGCCTCTCTTTGCTGGATCAAGCTATTGCGTTATCAGACGGCACCATCACGACCACAACTGTTCGGGATATGCTGGGATTGGTGGATCGCGGTGCCGTATTTGCGCTTCTTCGGTCTCTCTTGCATGGACAAGTGGCTGAGGCGTTAACCCAGGTTCGGAATCTGTATCAACGGGGCGGGGATCCCGTCGTCTTGATGGAAGACTTGCTGGACCTTGTTTACTGGTTGACCTGTTTAAAGACAGCGCCCCAGCTGCAGCAAGATGTGACTTGGCCGGAAAGTGATCGGATCCAAGGGGCTGAGATCGTGAAGACGCTTTCACTGCCTGCCCTTATGCGGGTTTGGCAAGTTCTCCATAAAGGATATGAGGAAGTCTCCCGCTCGCCCCTGTCGGCGCAAGCCGCAGAAATGGTGTTGGTGCGGGTGGCCTATTTGAGTGATCTCCCTCAAGCGGACGAACTATTAAGTGCCCTTCATGGGGTGCCGCGGGCGAGGCCAGCGATAGCTCCAACCGTTGAAGTTGTTGAGAAGAGCTCGTCACCGGTTACACCTCCAAGTGTTACGCCTTCAAGCCCAGAGGTGCAAATACATGCGCGCGCTGTTACCTCTCCCCTTGCCCAGGATACGGCTACGCCTACGGCTACGCCTACGCCGTGGCGAGTGGGAGAGGTCGCTCCTAGCGAAAGCGATGGAGCGGGTGAGGGGTTGGAAGAGACTCAGTCATTAGAAGAATCACCGATATTACCCCCAACCTTTCCAGCTCTCTTAGAGCTTCTTCAAGGGGCGAAAGAACCCATATTATATAGCAATATCCTTCAAGATATTCACCTTGTGTCTTACGCGCCGGGGTCCATGACTGTTCGTTTAAGTGATATGGCGGCAAAGACCTTGCCAACCCAATTGCGTCAAGTTCTGGAGCGTGTGACAGGCCAATCTTGGATCGTTGATGTGACCACAGAAGGGGGCGACCCAACCCATGCGCAGCAGAAGAAAACGGCCCATGAGGAGGCGGTGAAAATCAGTCAGGAGCATCCGCTTGTACAATCTTTAACATCAAGTTTTCCGGGCTCAACGGTAACGTCGAAATAATAAACTAAGGAGTTTTACATTATGAAAAATATCAATCAAATGATGAAGCAAGCGCAGCAAATGCAAGCAAAAATGGCTGAAATGCAAGAACAATTGAATTTGGTGGAAATGACCGGCGCCTCTGGGGGCGGCATGGTCAAAGTGACTGTGAATGGCAAGAGCGAGATGAAGGCTTTGAGCATAGATCCCTCTCTCGTTGACCCCAAAGAAGTCGAAGTCTTAGAAGACTTGATCATTGCAGCCTTTAATGATGCCAAGGCAAAGGTTGAAGCTCATGTTGCTGAAGAAATGGGAAAAATTACCGGCGGATTGAATCTGCCAGGGGGCATGAAGCTGCCCTTTTGATGGGGGGAGAGGTGGTTGAGGAAAATGTTCGGCTTCATCAACATAAACGGTGTCATTGCGAGCGAAAGCGAAGCAATCCAGGGGCCAAAGAAAAGTTATTTAAAGCTTTAATTGAAACATATAAAGTTCTCAGATCTCTATGGTTGCCCCTGGATTGCTTTGTCGTTCGCCATCGCTAGCGCTCATGCTTAACTCCGCGCAATGACGGCGATTGGGTTGCTTTTAAAGGCTAATACTCTAAAGATAACTCTACAGATGAATCTAACATCCCCCCCCCCACTACCCCCGCAGGCGTGACAATGCCTCGTCGATTTTCCCCTTTCGCTCCCCAAACGCTTCGAGGCGATCTTGCATCTCCTCGATAATCTCTGGTTTTGCACGTTCCATGAAGTCTGGATTGGACAGACGCTTGTTGCAGCTCTCAATCTCGGAACTTAACTTAGAAAGCTCTTCTTGCAGACGCTTAATTTCAGCCGGGATATCAATGCTGCCGCTTAAGGGCAGAATGATGGGAGAGTTTTCCACAATAAAGAGGGCGGCTTCTTTTAAGGCCGGTGGCTTTTCTGCAAACGTCTGAATGGCCTCGATGCGCCCCAGTCGTAAGAGGATGGCTTCGTGACGGGAGAGGCGGGCTTGAATCTCTGGTGTTGCCTCATAGACATGCAAAGGAAGGGTTGAAGCAGGCGGGACATTGAACTCGGCGCGACGTGAGCGAATACCGCTGATAACTTGAACAATCCAATCCATTTCTTGGCGCGCAGAGGTGTCTGTTGCCTCGAGAGGGATGGGCCAGGATTGGTTCATGAGCAATCCGACTTTCCCGCCCGTAAACTCCTTCCACAAGACTTCTGTGATGAAAGGGGTGACGGGGTGGGCAATTTTCATGATTTGAACAAACGCCCATGCCGCTGTTTGGCGGGCCTCCTTAGCGAGATTCTCATCTTGGAAAATGGGTTTGAGGAATTCCAAATAATAGTCGCAGTAGGTTCCCCAAACAAATTGGTAAATATGGCTCGCTGCTTCATCAAAACGATAAGCGTCAAGAGCTTCTATTACTCGGGCAGTAAGGAGAGTGATTTGGCCAACGATCCAGCGATTTACGGTGTGCTGGCAGGTTTTGGGGTCAAATGCTTCGTCATAGGTACAGTCGTTCATTTGCAAGAAGCGGGCCGCATTCCAAATCTTTGTCATGAAGTTTCGCCCACTCTCAATGCGGGATTCGCCAAGTTTCAGATCCCGCCCTGGGACGGCTAATGCAGCCAAAGAAAAGCGCAAAGCGTCCGTGCCAAATTTGTCCATATAGGTTAAAGGGTCAATCACATTGCCCTTTGTTTTGGACATCTTGGAGCCCTTTTCATCACGAACCATGCCGTGAATGTAGACTGTTTTAAAGGGAACTTCTTTCATAAAGTGCAGACCCATCATCATCATGCGCGCAACCCAAAAGAATATAATGTCAAAGCCAGTATCCAACACATCCGTTGGATAATAGCGCTTGAGCTCGGGGGTTTTTTCAGGCCATCCTAAGGTCGAGAAAGGCCAAAGGGCTGATGAAAACCACGTATCGAGGACGTCTGTGTCGCGGGTCAGGTCAACAGCATCGCCATAATAGGCCACCGCTTGAATGCGGGCTTCCTCTTCGGTTTCTTCCACAAAAGCATGACCATCCGGTCCATACCATACGGGCACTTGATGTCCCCACCAGATTTGGCGGGAGATACACCACGGTTGAATGTTGCGCAGCCATTCAAAATAAGTGGCTTGGGAGTGTTCTGGAATGAACTTGGTGCGGCCATCTTCTACGGCTTTTATAGCCGGGATTGCCAAGGTCTTCGCATCCACAAACCATTGGTCCGTGAGCCAAGGCTGAATTTGAACACCAGACTTCTCTCCATGGGGAACCGTATTCACGATGGTGTCTGTTTTCTCAAGAAGCCCTAAGACCTCCAAGTCCGCCAGCACTTGACTGCGGGCTTTATCAATCGTTAATCCCTGATAATTGTTGGGCACGTTTTCGTTCAGGCACGCACTCTTGTCCAGGATATTAATGAGGGGAAGATTGTGGCGTCGGCCCACTTCAAAGTCGTTAAAATCGTGGCCCGGGGTTATTTTAACCGCACCACTCCCCTTGCTAGGGTCACAATATTCATCGCCTACAATGGGGATTGTACGCTCGGTGAGGGGCAAATGAACATGCTTGCCGATGAGGTGTTGATAGCGTTCATCTTCGGGATGAACCGCAACGGCAACATCTCCCAGCATCGTTTCCGGGCGGGTCGTGGCGACTGTGATAAATGTTCCTTCTTGGTCAACAAGCGGATATTGAATGTACCAAAGATGTCCCTTTGACTCTTCTGAAATAACTTCCAAATCTGACACGGCTGTTTGCAGTTTCGGATCCCAATTGACCAGGCGCTTATCCTTATAAATCAATCCTTCTTTATAAAGGGAAACGAAGACTTTTGTTACCGCCTGACTCAACCCTTCATCTAAGGTAAAGCGCTGGCGGGCCCAATCCGGAGAAATGCCGAGGCGACGTTGTTGACGCACGATCATATCGCCCGATTCTCCCTTCCATTCCCAAATTTTCTCAATAAAGGCGTCGCGCCCCAAATCTTGACGGGTGATGTTCTTCTCCGCCAACTGACGCTCTACGACAAATTGAGTGGCGATTCCGGCATGGTCTGTGCCCGGTTGCCACAAAACATCCAACCCTTGCATGCGCTTAAAGCGAATCAAAATATCTTGGATAGTATAGGTCAGCGCGTGACCCACATGCAGGCTACCAGTTACATTTGGTGGGGGCATCATAATTGTATAAGGTTTTTTTGGGGAATTTGGATCGCACGCAAAGGCGCCAGAGGCTTCCCAGGCTTTATAAATGTCGCCTTCTATCGATTGGGGATCAAAAGTTTTGTCAAGCATAATCAATGTCTCAATTAGTTTTTAATAGGGTCGTTTACACAATCAATACCGGATTTTGCTAAAGAACGCTATAAGAACGATATTAAAGTCTCTAGATCTGCGGGAAGAGGGGCCTCAAAAATCATGAGCTCTCCCGAGCGAGGATGTAGGAATTTTAACTGAAAAGCATGCAGAGCTTGGCGAGGGAAAGCTACGACCTCGGGGGCAAAGGCTTTCTTGGCCCATTTGGGGACGCGCCCATAAACCGGATCACCAACGAGCGGATGCCCGATATGGGCCATGTGGACACGAATTTGGTGGGTCCGTCCCGTTTCGAGTTCACACCGAACCATGGAAATGCTTTGAGATACGTCGTCTTTGGCAAAAAACCGTTTGATCACGCAATAATGGGTGATGGCTGGCTTTCCGCCGCTCGGGACCACAGCCATTTTTTGGCGATTTTTGGGGCTTCGTCCAATATCTCCTTCAATGATCGCCTCTTTGGGTTGAGGAATTCCCCACACGATGGCCAAATAGGAACGAGAAAGCGTGCGATTGGTAAATTGGGCGCTTAAGCCTTGATGGGCGATATCATTCTTTGCCACAACCATCAAGCCACTCGTTTCCTTATCCAGGCGATGTACGATTCCTGGGCGACGCACGCCACCGATGCCGGAAAGACTTTCTTTACAATGAGCTAGAAGCGCATTCACCAATGTTGATTCACGGTGGCCAGGTGCTGGGTGAACAACCATACCTGCAGGTTTATCAAGAACGAGCAGATCATCATCTTCATAAATAATGGATAATGGAATGTCTTCCGCATGGGGATAGTCATCGATCGCGGGGGGTATCTTTAAGGTATAGACCTCACCTTCCTGCACTTTGCGGGATGCGGATGTGATAATTTCGCCACAACACTCCAGCTTATTATCGTCCATGAGAGCTTTGATGCGCGTCCGGGTTAAGGGGGAAAGGGCTTGTGCTAAAAATTTGTCGAGCCTTTGTTTTTCATCTTCTTTTTCAACGATGATGGTGATGATTTCCAATAAAAATGTCCTTCGCGCTATCTGATCTTTTATTCTACACTCCTTTATGTACGCATCTTTCTCACAAAAATCTAGAAAAGGTTTGCAGATGCTATATTGCAATTTACAACTAAATTTGTCTAAAATGACCAGCGATCTGTCCGACAAACATAAAAATTTAGCTCTTGAGAGCTTTGTTGGTGTGTTGAATCGTTTGGGTTGAAGTCAAAGCAATGCTTGAATTAAGCAAGGTTTTAGTCATAAAAATATTTTAAGAAAGGTCAAAAAATGAATCGCATCTTTTTAACTGTACTCTCTTCTGTCGCTTTGTTTTCTATCTCACAATCTAAGGTTGTGGCAGCTGCAGCTGCGCCTGCGGATTCGCCTTCACCCCAACACCTGGCCCATCATCCAGAGGATCACTCTAAAGCTGGAAGCGAAAAGAGCGCAGCCGACATGGCTAAGGAACTTGAAGATCGTTTGGCAAAATTAAAGGATGCGGGTGCTTCTTTGAATGCTGAGTTGAAAGCTGAGTTTGATTACAATTTAGAAATTGCCGACATTGAGATTAAGGCCTTAAAGAATCCGATTCATAGGGACCACAAGCGGCATGCTCATTCTTGTGGCCGCCATTTAGCGTCTGCTGAACATATTCTCAAAAAACATGAGCATCAAGTGGCGCGTGAAAAGAAAGAACAAGACCGCAAAGCAAAAATGGAAGAACGAAAGTTAAGAGCTCAAGAACGCAAAGCGAAAGCCGAAGAACGCAAGGCAAAGAGAGAAGAAGCTCGAAAAGAAAAACACCAAAAGCATGGGGACCACCATGATAAGCATGAAGCTTCTGTCCCCCATAAAGACAATGCAGAGACTAGTGATCATGGAAAGAAAGAAGGCGCTGAAGTTGCTGCGACAAACACGGAAGCTGACAAGCCAGTGAGTGAAGAAAAGAAGTAGGTTACTTATCTGGAGAAGTTTTCCTTTCAACTGATCGGTCGTCATTGCGAGCACCCTAAAGACCCAAAAGGGTCTGGGGTGCCCGGCAATCTAAGGGCAACATAACGGATCTGGATCGTTGTTTCTTTCGTTTGCCGCTGCAATGACAGCTTAGTTGTTTTGTAATTACATTAATGATTTATTTAATAAAGTCCTTAATGTCACACCCTACCTAGCCATGGATGCTCCTCGCCAAACCTATCCCCCCAGTATCTTCTTGACATTTGAGGAATATGCTGTATTGTCAGGCTCATATGGCAGGACTCATAAATCCCCAAAAGTGTAATTGATTTCATAACACGTCTTCAGGTTACAATAAGATTTATTATATAAGTATCGTTTATTGATCTTCATTGCGTCAAAAAGATGATCTAACATCTGCCGACTAAAATGTTTCCAAAATACTTTGGAAATATACAAAAATGAATCAATAAAAGGATAAATATATTATGTCAGCAATTCCCAACTTAAAATTAAGTGATCAACCTCTAGAGCTCGAAGTGCACCCTATAGAGCTCGAAGTGCACCCTATAGAGCTCGAAGTGCACCCTATAGAGCTCGAAGTGCACCCTATAGAGCTTGATGTGCAACCTATAGAGCTTGATGTGCAACCTATAGAGCTCGAAGTGCACCCTATAGAGCTTGATGTGCAACCTATAGAGCTTGATGTGCAACCTATTGAGCTCGATGTGCAGCCTAGTGAGCTTCCTGAGCTAAAACCTTTGCAAAAACCTCTTCAAAAATCTGAGCAAAAACTTGAGCAAAAAGGCGCAAGCGACACGTTCGATTCCTTCGCTTTTCCGGAAAGTATTACACAATCCTTGAAAGACATGGGTATCAGCTGTCCAACGCCAGTGCAGGCCGCGACAATTGCTATTGCCATTGAAGGCCAAGACGTTATGGCTTCTGCTCAAACGGGTACGGGCAAAACTTTGGCTTATACCATTCCCTTAATGGTGCGACTACTCGCATCCCCTCACAGCAACGCGCTTGTGTTAGCGCCGACAAGAGAACTTGCGGCACAGGTTCGCGATGTGTTGCGTCAACTTTTGGGCCGTCGCCCTTCATTCAACATGGCGCTGCTGATTGGTGGTGAATCCATGGGCAAACAATTTGCCCAATTGAAGGGTCGTCCTCGTATTATCGTTGGAACGCCTGGACGTATTTGTGATCACTTGAACCGGGGCAGTTTAAGCTTGAAAAATACCGGATTCCTCGTTATCGACGAAGCCGACCGCATGTTGGATATGGGCTTTAGCATCCAGTTGGATGAGATTGCCAAATTCTTGCCAAAAGATCGTCAAACCTTGATGTTTTCGGCAACGATGCCAGGTAACATCATTAAATTGTCGCAAAAGTACTTGCAAGATCCTGCGCGTGTGAGCGTGGATTCAACAACAAAAGCTGCACCAAAGATTAAGCAAGAGATTATTCGCACGACCCCAGGCGACAAATTCCCCAATCTATTGAGAGAGTTAAATGAGCGTGAAGGGTCTGTGATCGTCTTCGTTAAAACAAAACGGGGAGCCGACCAATTGGCAGAAAAGCTTCGTAAACAAGATTTAAGCGCGGATTCCATCCACGGTGATTTGAAACAACGCCAGCGCGATCGTGCCATTTTACATTTCCGCAATAGCAGAACTCGAATCATGGTGGCAACAGACGTAGCTGCGCGTGGTCTGGATATCCCACACATTCGCCACGTCATTAACTATGACTTGCCGCAATGTCCGGAAGATTATATCCACCGTATTGGCAGAACAGCTCGCGCCGGGTCTGAAGGTAATGCTTTGTGTCTCATTTGTCCGGATGATAATGCCAAGTGGAATGCAATCAATCGCTTGATGAATCCAGGGGCGCCAAAAGAACCAGCCAATCAAGGCGGTGGGCGTTCTGGTCCAAAGTCTTATCGGGGTCGCTCAGGCAGCGGAAGAGTTCAAGCAACCGGTGAAAGCCGTTCTGACTTTCCACGCCGCAAAGAGGGCACTGGAGGTGGTTTTGGTAAATCCACGGGAAAAACATGGGGAAAACCGCGCCGTGAAGGCGATCAACCCTCTAGCAACTCTTCTGGAAAATCATGGGGCAAACCAGGGACAGAATCTTCTGGAAATTCTTGGGGGGGTCCAAGAACCGACTCTTCAGGGGCGGCAGACTGGAAATCAAGCTGGAAATCAGGGGGCAAAGCTGAAGGTCAATCTTCTGACAGAAGATCACCCGTAAACGCCAGCGGCGGCAAAACATGGACACCTCGCGGAGAATCAACAGGCGCACCGGGCCGTAAGCCAGCCGGCAAGACCTGGGGCCAACCGCGTAGCGATGCATCCGGTGGTCAACCACCCCGTAAACCATGGGGTGGAGGAAATAACAAACCGTCTGGTTTTAATCCATCCGGCGCCAAAAAGGGCCCCAACAAGAGATTTTCTCGCGGGGCTTAAGGGCATTATGCGTTTGTGGCGACGCTGATTTTAGGCAAACAAATTATGTCATTGCGAGGAACGAAGTGACGTGGCAATCCATGTATTTGATTGTTTCAACTTATAATAGGTTGCAGGGATTTGAAATACATGGATTGCCACGTCCCGCCAAGCAAAGATTGCTTGGCGCTCCTCGCAATGACTGAATTTGTTTGATATTTATGAATGCTTAAAAAGATTCTTTTTCACTTCTTCTCTTTACAGTCTTGGCCACAGACGTGCTTTTCTTGCACAACCTTCCCATTCAACAACCAAGCGGTTGGAAAATTTTGGTCAGATCCCCTGCAGTGAGTGACTTCAATACAACTTCCCTTTGTCTTCGCCTCTTCGACGAGGCTTGACGGGTTGCCTTGCCCTTGGTCGGCATGAACGCTCGTTAAATTTGCTGCAATTATTAGTGATATGATTGAATATCTCATTTTAAACTCTCCATATAATACATTAATTGTTATGTGTAAAACACGTAATGTATAAGTCATTATCTTGTTCTTAGTATGTATATAGATATGAATATTAAAATTACAAGAATTTATTTAAAAATTTAATGAATACTTAGTGTTGAGATTTGTTGTATTTATGCCATCTTCTTCAACAGCAATGCTTCCCAGTCATTGAGGGTTCGGTGGCTCACCAAATGAAGCCCATGAGCTGCATAAGCTTTGACGATGTCATCACGATGCCGACTCAACAATCCGGACAAAATCACGAGACCTTCGGGGGCAAGGGATTGCGCGAGAGAAGGCGCCATCTCAATGAGAGGGGTTGCCAAAATATTGGCCACAATCAAGTCATAGGGGCCATGGTCTGTCACTTGCCAGCACTCAAATCCCTCACTGACATATGCTTTCACGAGCCCATCACATTTGTTGAGTTCCGCATTGTTGGTGGTTACTCGCACGGACTCTGGGTCTATGTCTGCTGCAATGACCGGCACATTCCAGGTTTTCGCAATGGCCATGCCCAAGATGCCAGAGCCACAGCCCATATCCAGAGGTTTTTGAGGCGCAAATCCCTGTTTGGCTAAATCATCAAGCGTCATAAGGCATGTTGTGGTGGTCTCATGTTCCCCGGAACCAAAAGCCGTTGCCGCATTGATCTCTAGCGTCACAGATCCTTCCGGGGGCTTGGGAACGGTGTGACTTCCATATACATAATACCGTCCGATTTGGCGGGGCGGGAAGTTCTTCCAAGTGGCCTCGAGCCAGTCGGTTTCAGGAAGTTCTTCGATGAGGAGGGGAGGGACAATTACATTTAAGGGAGCACAAGCCGTGCTAAGAATTCTCGAAAAAAGGCCCTTATCCGGCTCAGTGGTTGTAATCGCTTCGACAACCCAAACATCAATATCCTTAGTCTCAAACCAGGAAACAGCAGAAACATGCTCCTCCAAAGCAGCACCAAGGTCTGCGGCTATGGCCGGATCACAGTGAAAAAAAATTCTCCAAAACATGTCTCAATTCTCCAAGTTATAAGGAATCTATCAGGGTTTGATATCAACCGGTGTTCCGATTGATGTCGCTGCATAAATTTCCTCTATCTCTGGATTTGTAACAGCAATACACCCTCTCGTCCAGTTGCTGAAGGCATGGAATCTTCCAACCCATTCAAAACCTTTTCCAAGGCCATGGATCATAATGTCATTACCCGGGGGAACATTGTTGGCAATTGCCTGTTTTAGGTCTTTCTCATTGGGGTAGGAGAGTTTAAGAGATAAGTGAAATTTGCTTGAGCCATTCTTGGCAATAATCTTGTAATGGCCCT from Alphaproteobacteria bacterium includes the following:
- a CDS encoding DNA polymerase III subunit gamma/tau, giving the protein MTQNSPLPATPYRVLARQYRPQKLSELVGQDTLVKTLAQGIERNRLPHAFLLHGIRGVGKTTTARILAKALNCLGVDGKGEPTPDPCGLCDACVAISEDRHMDVLEMDAASRTGVDDVREVIEAARYKAVSGRYKIYIIDEVHMLSKSAFNALLKTLEEPPPHVKFIFATTEIRKVPETVLSRCMRFDLKRVEPKILFDHFMSIMGKETLTIEEEALALIVRAADGSVRDGLSLLDQAIALSDGTITTTTVRDMLGLVDRGAVFALLRSLLHGQVAEALTQVRNLYQRGGDPVVLMEDLLDLVYWLTCLKTAPQLQQDVTWPESDRIQGAEIVKTLSLPALMRVWQVLHKGYEEVSRSPLSAQAAEMVLVRVAYLSDLPQADELLSALHGVPRARPAIAPTVEVVEKSSSPVTPPSVTPSSPEVQIHARAVTSPLAQDTATPTATPTPWRVGEVAPSESDGAGEGLEETQSLEESPILPPTFPALLELLQGAKEPILYSNILQDIHLVSYAPGSMTVRLSDMAAKTLPTQLRQVLERVTGQSWIVDVTTEGGDPTHAQQKKTAHEEAVKISQEHPLVQSLTSSFPGSTVTSK
- a CDS encoding YbaB/EbfC family nucleoid-associated protein, whose protein sequence is MKNINQMMKQAQQMQAKMAEMQEQLNLVEMTGASGGGMVKVTVNGKSEMKALSIDPSLVDPKEVEVLEDLIIAAFNDAKAKVEAHVAEEMGKITGGLNLPGGMKLPF
- a CDS encoding valine--tRNA ligase → MLDKTFDPQSIEGDIYKAWEASGAFACDPNSPKKPYTIMMPPPNVTGSLHVGHALTYTIQDILIRFKRMQGLDVLWQPGTDHAGIATQFVVERQLAEKNITRQDLGRDAFIEKIWEWKGESGDMIVRQQRRLGISPDWARQRFTLDEGLSQAVTKVFVSLYKEGLIYKDKRLVNWDPKLQTAVSDLEVISEESKGHLWYIQYPLVDQEGTFITVATTRPETMLGDVAVAVHPEDERYQHLIGKHVHLPLTERTIPIVGDEYCDPSKGSGAVKITPGHDFNDFEVGRRHNLPLINILDKSACLNENVPNNYQGLTIDKARSQVLADLEVLGLLEKTDTIVNTVPHGEKSGVQIQPWLTDQWFVDAKTLAIPAIKAVEDGRTKFIPEHSQATYFEWLRNIQPWCISRQIWWGHQVPVWYGPDGHAFVEETEEEARIQAVAYYGDAVDLTRDTDVLDTWFSSALWPFSTLGWPEKTPELKRYYPTDVLDTGFDIIFFWVARMMMMGLHFMKEVPFKTVYIHGMVRDEKGSKMSKTKGNVIDPLTYMDKFGTDALRFSLAALAVPGRDLKLGESRIESGRNFMTKIWNAARFLQMNDCTYDEAFDPKTCQHTVNRWIVGQITLLTARVIEALDAYRFDEAASHIYQFVWGTYCDYYLEFLKPIFQDENLAKEARQTAAWAFVQIMKIAHPVTPFITEVLWKEFTGGKVGLLMNQSWPIPLEATDTSARQEMDWIVQVISGIRSRRAEFNVPPASTLPLHVYEATPEIQARLSRHEAILLRLGRIEAIQTFAEKPPALKEAALFIVENSPIILPLSGSIDIPAEIKRLQEELSKLSSEIESCNKRLSNPDFMERAKPEIIEEMQDRLEAFGERKGKIDEALSRLRG
- a CDS encoding RluA family pseudouridine synthase codes for the protein MEIITIIVEKEDEKQRLDKFLAQALSPLTRTRIKALMDDNKLECCGEIITSASRKVQEGEVYTLKIPPAIDDYPHAEDIPLSIIYEDDDLLVLDKPAGMVVHPAPGHRESTLVNALLAHCKESLSGIGGVRRPGIVHRLDKETSGLMVVAKNDIAHQGLSAQFTNRTLSRSYLAIVWGIPQPKEAIIEGDIGRSPKNRQKMAVVPSGGKPAITHYCVIKRFFAKDDVSQSISMVRCELETGRTHQIRVHMAHIGHPLVGDPVYGRVPKWAKKAFAPEVVAFPRQALHAFQLKFLHPRSGELMIFEAPLPADLETLISFL
- a CDS encoding DEAD/DEAH box helicase, with the protein product MSAIPNLKLSDQPLELEVHPIELEVHPIELEVHPIELEVHPIELDVQPIELDVQPIELEVHPIELDVQPIELDVQPIELDVQPSELPELKPLQKPLQKSEQKLEQKGASDTFDSFAFPESITQSLKDMGISCPTPVQAATIAIAIEGQDVMASAQTGTGKTLAYTIPLMVRLLASPHSNALVLAPTRELAAQVRDVLRQLLGRRPSFNMALLIGGESMGKQFAQLKGRPRIIVGTPGRICDHLNRGSLSLKNTGFLVIDEADRMLDMGFSIQLDEIAKFLPKDRQTLMFSATMPGNIIKLSQKYLQDPARVSVDSTTKAAPKIKQEIIRTTPGDKFPNLLRELNEREGSVIVFVKTKRGADQLAEKLRKQDLSADSIHGDLKQRQRDRAILHFRNSRTRIMVATDVAARGLDIPHIRHVINYDLPQCPEDYIHRIGRTARAGSEGNALCLICPDDNAKWNAINRLMNPGAPKEPANQGGGRSGPKSYRGRSGSGRVQATGESRSDFPRRKEGTGGGFGKSTGKTWGKPRREGDQPSSNSSGKSWGKPGTESSGNSWGGPRTDSSGAADWKSSWKSGGKAEGQSSDRRSPVNASGGKTWTPRGESTGAPGRKPAGKTWGQPRSDASGGQPPRKPWGGGNNKPSGFNPSGAKKGPNKRFSRGA
- a CDS encoding 50S ribosomal protein L11 methyltransferase, which produces MFWRIFFHCDPAIAADLGAALEEHVSAVSWFETKDIDVWVVEAITTTEPDKGLFSRILSTACAPLNVIVPPLLIEELPETDWLEATWKNFPPRQIGRYYVYGSHTVPKPPEGSVTLEINAATAFGSGEHETTTTCLMTLDDLAKQGFAPQKPLDMGCGSGILGMAIAKTWNVPVIAADIDPESVRVTTNNAELNKCDGLVKAYVSEGFECWQVTDHGPYDLIVANILATPLIEMAPSLAQSLAPEGLVILSGLLSRHRDDIVKAYAAHGLHLVSHRTLNDWEALLLKKMA